Genomic DNA from Paenibacillus sp. KS-LC4:
AGCGCCTAGCGGCAGCCGTCCAGCACAGGGCTCAGGCCCATCGCAAGGCGGTAACCGTTCTGGCCAAGGCGGCCCATCGCAAAATAGCCGTCCTAACCAAGGATCAGGTCAAGGCAACCGTCCAAGCAGTGGCGGCCCATCGCGTCCAGCAGCTTCACAAGGAGCTAGTCGTCCATCTGGAACGGGTCCGTCCCGTCCGGCAGGCGATGCTTCGAGAAGCACAAGCGGCAATTCGAATAACAAGCCTGGTGCAAGAAAACCAGGTGCAAATCAAGGGCAAAAACGGTTTGAAGATGGCAGACCAGGCGGTTTTGGCCGCAACAATAACAATAATCGCGGTGGCAGAGGACGCAATCAGCGTAATCAGCCGCAAGTATTCCGTGAGAAAATCGACAATACGCCTAAGAAAATCATCGTACGCGGTACGTTGACTGTTGGCGAATTGGCGAAATTGCTCCATAAAGATGCTTCAGAAGTAATTAAAAAGCTGATCGTTCTTGGCGTAATGGCTACCATTAACCAAGAGATCGACATGGATGCAATCCTTCTGCTTGCTGGTGAATATGGCGTAGAAGTAGAAGTGAAAATTCCGGTTGAAGAAGATACGTTCGAAACGTTAGAAGAAACGGATGAGGAAGCTGATTTGTTGCCACGCCCTCCGGTTGTAACGATTATGGGTCACGTTGACCATGGTAAAACAACCTTGCTCGATGCCATTCGCAAAACGAATGTAACGGGCGGAGAAGCTGGCGGTATTACTCAGCACATCGGTGCTTACCAGATCGAAGCCAACCACAAAAAGATTACATTCCTGGATACGCCTGGTCACGAAGCGTTTACGCTTATGCGTGCCCGTGGAGCACAAGTAACAGATATTACAATTATCGTAGTTGCAGCCGATGACGGCGTTATGCCGCAAACGGTAGAGGCAGTCAACCATGCGAAGGCTGCTGGCGTTCCAATTATCGTTGCGGTTAACAAAATTGATAAGCCAGATGCTGATGCAGATAAAATCAAGCAAGCTTTGACCGAGTATGAGCTGGTTCCGGAAGAGTGGGGCGGAGACACGATCTTCGTTAACGTTTCAGCAAAGCAGCGCATTGGTCTGGAAGAACTGCTCGATATGATTTTGCTTGTAGCTGAAGTCAATGATTTCAAAGCTAACCCTGACAAGCGTGCACGCGGTACAGTCATTGAGGCTGAGCTGGATAAAGGTAAAGGCGCGGTTGCACGTGTTCTCGTACAGCATGGTACGCTCAAAATTGGAGATGCTTTCGTTGCGGGCAACTGCTTCGGCCGTATCCGTGCCATGGTTAATGACAAGGGGCGTCGCTTAAAAGAAGCTGGACCTTCGACACCAGTCGAAATTACTGGTTTGACTGAGGTTCCACTTGCTGGCGATCCGTTTATGGTGTTTGAAGACGAGCGTAAAGCGAGAGCAATTGCTGATCGCCGCGCAATTAAGCATCGTCAAACCGAGCTTGGCGCTAACTCACGCGTAACGCTTGACGATTTGTTTAAGCACATTAAAGATGGAGAGATCAAGGATCTCAACGTTATTATTAAATCCGACGTTCAAGGCTCGGCAGAGGCGCTTAAAGGCTCGCTCGCAAAAATTGACATCGAAGGCGTGCGTGTCAAAATCATTCATAGCGGTGTAGGTGCGATTACAGAATCGGATATTAACCTTGCTTCAGCTTCGAATGCAATCGTTGTCGGCTTTAACGTTCGTCCTGAGCCGCAGGCTGATCTGGCTGCGCAGCAGGAGAAAGTTGATGTTCGTATGCACCGCGTTATTTATAACGTAATTGAAGAGATCGAACAAGCGATGAAAGGGATGCTTGATCCAATCTTCAAAGAGGTCATTATCGGCCATGCTGAAGTCCGTAATGTATTTAAAGTAAGCAAAGTCGGAGCAATCGCGGGCTCCATGATTACTTCCGGTAAAATTACTCGTTCTTCTGAGGCGCGGATCGTACGCGGCGGTATCGTTGTATTCGAAGGTAAAATTGATACGCTCAAGCGCTTCAAGGATGATGTCAAGGAAGTTGCTCAAGGCTACGAGTGCGGAATTACGCTTGAGCGGTTTAGCGACTTCAAAGAAGGGGATATTATTGAAGCCTTCGTAATGGAGTCAGTAGAGAGGTGAATAAAGCATGGCTAAAATTCGTGTAGGTCGGGTAGGCGAGCAGATTAAAAAAGAGCTCAGCCAAATTATCCAGACAGAAATTAAAGATCCACGCGTCGGTTTTATTACAGTGACGGGCGTAGAAACGAGTAATGATTTGTCCCAAGCCAAAGTATATTTGAGCGTGCTGGGCAGCGAAGAGCAAAAGGAAGAAACACTCAAAGCAATCGGCCGTGCAACAGGCTTTATCCGTTCTGAGCTTGGCAAGCGGATGCGTTTGCGCCATACGCCAGTGCTGATCTTCAAATTCGACAGCAGCATTGAGTATGGAAGCCGGATTGAAGGTATCCTCGAGGAAATTAACGGGGAGAACAAACGATCATGACAGCTGCTGCGTCCTATTTGCAGCAGTTGGATGATGCACTTGCTTTTATGCGCGGTGGGGACGACTTTCTGGTCGTCTCCCACGTGCAGCCCGATGGCGATGCCATTAGTTCGACGGTTGTCGTCGGTTGGCTGCTGGAGAAGCTTGGGAAAAAATCTACGTTGATTAACGAAAGTGAGCTGCCTTCAAGGCTTGCTCATTTGCGTTCATTCGATACGATTATTCATTATGCAAAAGCCCAGCCAACACAATCGTATACTCGTGTTATTGCGGTCGATTGCGCTGATTATCGCCGGATGGGCAAAGTGGAGAGCTTGTTTGCTCCGGGAGTGGAGCTGCTCAATATTGATCATCATCCAACTAATGACGGCTTTGGTACGGTTCAATTGATTCGTCCGAATGCAGCAGCTACGGTTGAAATTTTATATGATTTAATCGAACGTGCGGGCATTTCCTTTGATTTGGAATGTGCGACGGCTATATATACCGGGCTTATTACAGATACTGGCGGATTTCGCTACTCCAATACGACACCACATGTAATGAATATTGCTTCCCGCATGCTGGCGATTGGTGTACCGGGTCACAAATTGGCCGATCTGCTGCTCGAAAAAATGTCGATGTCCAAGCTCAAGCTTCTGCAGCGTTGCCTTAGCAGACTTACGTTTAGCGACAATCAGCAAATTGGCTGGCTATATGTCAATAAGGATGATTTTGCTGAGACAGGTGCGATATCGGAAGATATGGAGGGCATCGTCAATTATGCACTGAACATTGACGGTGTAGAAGTCGGCATTATGTTTAAAGAGACGGAAGATGGCGGAGTGAAAGCCAGCTTGAGATCAGCAGGGACGGCGGATGTTGCTGCGATTGCCCAATCTTTTGGCGGTGGCGGACATGTCCGTGCTGCTGGCTGTCGTATTGATGCGCCGCTTCAAGAAGCAATCACCCAGTTGGTCGATGCGGTCAGAAAGGCGTTGAGCTAACAGATGGACGGTATTATCGCAGTATGGAAGCCTGCCGGCTGGACCTCGCATGATGTTGTAGCCAAGGTGAGAAGACTGCTGAAGATGAAGCGTATCGGCCATACGGGAACGCTAGACCCTATGGTGACAGGTGTTTTGCCGCTATGTCTTGGCCGAGCTACTCGTGTAGTCGAATATGTGCAGGAGCGCCCCAAGGCGTATGAAGCGGTTATCCAGCTGGGCCTTGCAACGGATACAGAGGATTTGACAGGTACAGTCACGGAGCAGCAAACAGGTGTGCAGGTAACGCGTGAAGATATTATTCGCGTGCTGCGCCGTTTCGTGGGCGAAATTGAGCAAGTTCCTCCGATGTTCTCCGCTGTAAAGGTAGACGGAAAACGTTTATATGAATTGGCGCGTGAAGGCAAGACAGTAGAGCGCAAAGCGCGGAAAGTAACGATTCATCAAATTGAGCTGCTTGACCTAGAGCTTGATTTGGAATTTCCACGCTTCTCGTTTTCTGTTGTTTGTTCAAAAGGGACGTATATTCGCACGTTATGTGTAGATGTCGGTCATGCGCTAGGAGTTCCAGCAGCGATGGCAGAGCTTACCCGGACGATGTCTGGCGGTTTTACGAAGGAGCAATGTGTAAGTCTGGAGCAGATTGAAGCTCTTGGCACGGAGGGTATAGCGCCGTTTATATTGCCTGCTGAGCTGGGTATCCAGCATTTGCCAAGGATTCAGGTCGATGCTCGTTTGACTTCGCTTGCTCTTAAAGGACAGAAGCTTCCGCTTCGCTTGCTTAACGAGGAACCTGAAGCAGGGAAGCCAGTACGTCTTTTTGGTGAAAATGATTTGTTTATTGGTATTTTTGAGGCCGATCATGCTTTAGCGGTACTCACGCCTATCAAGGTGTTCTCGTAACCTAACGTATACTTGGTTATCGGAAAGTCATATAGGAATTGCAGGTGCATCAGCGTTGGAAATGATCTCATTGGAATATCCGGTAATTGAGCTGCCAAAACAGCTGCGAAATAAATCGCTTTCTATTGCAATTGGACATTTTGACGGAGTACATCGCGGCCACCGCAATGTGATTGAGCAAGTTGTTGCTGCAGCCAAGAGAACCGGAGGATTGTCGGCGGTTATGACGTTTAACCCGCATCCGAAGGAAGTGCTTGGCCGTGGCGATCAATATTACAACTGCTTGACGCCGCTTGCTGTCAAACAGTCGCTATTTGCTGAATTAGGTGTCGATTTGGTGCTAGTCGTCAAATTTGATCATGATTTTGCAGCGATTATGCCGGAGCAGTTTGTTGACGAGGTACTTCGCCGATTAGGAGCTACACAAATTGTAGTTGGTTTTGATTTTAATTTTGGCTACAAGGGCCAAGGAAATGCCGCCGCAATGAAGGCGTTATGCGAGCCGGACATTCAGGTCGAAATTGTTGAGCCGCTATACGATAATGGCTTAAAGGTGAGCAGCACATATATTCGACAGGCGCTTGGCGACGGTGATATAGAGCTTGCGACAAAGCTGCTCGGGCGTCCCTTTGAGATAGCAGGAACGGTTGTGCACGGTGACGGCAGAGGCAGCAGCATTGGCTTCCCGACGGCTAATGTGGATGTTTCCTTGCCTTATGTCATGCCGCGCCTCGGCGTTTTTGGCATTTCAGCGGTCGTACTCGGCAAGTCGTATTATGGCGTATTAAATCATGGGATGAAACCGACCTTTAATAAAGAAGATATTCGTCCGGTGCTGGAAGCCCATTTATTCGACTTTCATCAAGTTATTTATGATGAGCCCATTAAACTGCAATTTCATACTTTTATCCGTCCTGAGCAGCGTTTTAGCAGTGTAGATGAGCTTATCCGGCAAATCCATGCGGATGCTGAGCAAGCGAAGCGTCAGTTTGGTGTGGAATAGCTGCCTAATGGCATTTACTTTTACTATAGGCTTGTGATATACTAAAACACGTTGCGATTCTACTTTTTTGTCAGAATACGCAGCTGCAATTGGAACCTTAGCTTGGATGTCCGCTCTCACCGACGGCGCCTGGGCTAATGGCGATTATTGAATATAAGTTCAAGGAGGTGACTTTAGGATGGCAATTACACAAGAGCGTAAACAAGAATTGATTGATACGCACAAAACGCATGCGAGCGATACGGGTTCACCGGAGGTTCAAGTAGCTATCCTAACGGAAAACATCGTTAACTTGACGCAACATTTTCGGGAGCACAAGAAAGACCACCACTCCCGTCGTGGTTTGCTCAAGATGGTAGGTCAACGTCGTAAGCTGTTGAGATACCTTAAAAACAAAGATGTTAACCGTTATAGCGCATTGATCGAAAAACTCGGCCTTCGCCGCTAAAACATGTTTCATGAGAAGCAACCTGGTTGTTTTGCTGTCCGGCATTACGGACTTGGCAAAATCGGGTTGCTTTTTGTAATATGCGAGAGTTAAGCAGGATATAGAGGTCTTGCTGGCGAATGTTATGTTTGTCAATCGTTAAAATTATATTTGAAACATAGGAGGGATACGTTTGCAACAGGTTGAAATGATTTTGGGTGGACGCAAGCTTGTTCTGGAAACAGGCAGACTTGCGAAGCAAGCGAATGCTGCTGTAACCGTACGTTATGGCGACACCGTTGTACTCTGTACAGTGACCGCTTCCAAAGGGCCAAAAGATTTAGATTTTTTCCCGCTTACGGTGAACTATGAAGAGCGTCTGTATGCAGTTGGTAAAATCCCTGGTGGATTTATTAAACGTGAAGGACGTCCGAGTGAGAAAGCGATTTTGTCAAGCCGTCTGACGGACCGTCCAATTCGTCCATTGTTCCCTGAGGGCTTCCGTAATGATGTTCAAATCGCGAACATCGTAATGAGTGTGGATCAGGATTGCTCGCCTGAAATGGCGGCAATGATTGGTACCTCCGCAGCACT
This window encodes:
- the infB gene encoding translation initiation factor IF-2, with translation MSSKEIITILKRLDMPVNNHMSVMENEMVNKVEGFFRDIKANAAAKRAKESSGATVSSTSQAPSKPAQPKQQPAPQQEAIKPELEASGLNNKKIMQDRQEPMNSIKTTSQNNQQQRPSQSSPSSNRSAAPSGSRPAQGSGPSQGGNRSGQGGPSQNSRPNQGSGQGNRPSSGGPSRPAASQGASRPSGTGPSRPAGDASRSTSGNSNNKPGARKPGANQGQKRFEDGRPGGFGRNNNNNRGGRGRNQRNQPQVFREKIDNTPKKIIVRGTLTVGELAKLLHKDASEVIKKLIVLGVMATINQEIDMDAILLLAGEYGVEVEVKIPVEEDTFETLEETDEEADLLPRPPVVTIMGHVDHGKTTLLDAIRKTNVTGGEAGGITQHIGAYQIEANHKKITFLDTPGHEAFTLMRARGAQVTDITIIVVAADDGVMPQTVEAVNHAKAAGVPIIVAVNKIDKPDADADKIKQALTEYELVPEEWGGDTIFVNVSAKQRIGLEELLDMILLVAEVNDFKANPDKRARGTVIEAELDKGKGAVARVLVQHGTLKIGDAFVAGNCFGRIRAMVNDKGRRLKEAGPSTPVEITGLTEVPLAGDPFMVFEDERKARAIADRRAIKHRQTELGANSRVTLDDLFKHIKDGEIKDLNVIIKSDVQGSAEALKGSLAKIDIEGVRVKIIHSGVGAITESDINLASASNAIVVGFNVRPEPQADLAAQQEKVDVRMHRVIYNVIEEIEQAMKGMLDPIFKEVIIGHAEVRNVFKVSKVGAIAGSMITSGKITRSSEARIVRGGIVVFEGKIDTLKRFKDDVKEVAQGYECGITLERFSDFKEGDIIEAFVMESVER
- the rbfA gene encoding 30S ribosome-binding factor RbfA — translated: MAKIRVGRVGEQIKKELSQIIQTEIKDPRVGFITVTGVETSNDLSQAKVYLSVLGSEEQKEETLKAIGRATGFIRSELGKRMRLRHTPVLIFKFDSSIEYGSRIEGILEEINGENKRS
- a CDS encoding bifunctional oligoribonuclease/PAP phosphatase NrnA, whose amino-acid sequence is MTAAASYLQQLDDALAFMRGGDDFLVVSHVQPDGDAISSTVVVGWLLEKLGKKSTLINESELPSRLAHLRSFDTIIHYAKAQPTQSYTRVIAVDCADYRRMGKVESLFAPGVELLNIDHHPTNDGFGTVQLIRPNAAATVEILYDLIERAGISFDLECATAIYTGLITDTGGFRYSNTTPHVMNIASRMLAIGVPGHKLADLLLEKMSMSKLKLLQRCLSRLTFSDNQQIGWLYVNKDDFAETGAISEDMEGIVNYALNIDGVEVGIMFKETEDGGVKASLRSAGTADVAAIAQSFGGGGHVRAAGCRIDAPLQEAITQLVDAVRKALS
- the truB gene encoding tRNA pseudouridine(55) synthase TruB; the encoded protein is MDGIIAVWKPAGWTSHDVVAKVRRLLKMKRIGHTGTLDPMVTGVLPLCLGRATRVVEYVQERPKAYEAVIQLGLATDTEDLTGTVTEQQTGVQVTREDIIRVLRRFVGEIEQVPPMFSAVKVDGKRLYELAREGKTVERKARKVTIHQIELLDLELDLEFPRFSFSVVCSKGTYIRTLCVDVGHALGVPAAMAELTRTMSGGFTKEQCVSLEQIEALGTEGIAPFILPAELGIQHLPRIQVDARLTSLALKGQKLPLRLLNEEPEAGKPVRLFGENDLFIGIFEADHALAVLTPIKVFS
- a CDS encoding bifunctional riboflavin kinase/FAD synthetase; the encoded protein is MISLEYPVIELPKQLRNKSLSIAIGHFDGVHRGHRNVIEQVVAAAKRTGGLSAVMTFNPHPKEVLGRGDQYYNCLTPLAVKQSLFAELGVDLVLVVKFDHDFAAIMPEQFVDEVLRRLGATQIVVGFDFNFGYKGQGNAAAMKALCEPDIQVEIVEPLYDNGLKVSSTYIRQALGDGDIELATKLLGRPFEIAGTVVHGDGRGSSIGFPTANVDVSLPYVMPRLGVFGISAVVLGKSYYGVLNHGMKPTFNKEDIRPVLEAHLFDFHQVIYDEPIKLQFHTFIRPEQRFSSVDELIRQIHADAEQAKRQFGVE
- the rpsO gene encoding 30S ribosomal protein S15, whose product is MAITQERKQELIDTHKTHASDTGSPEVQVAILTENIVNLTQHFREHKKDHHSRRGLLKMVGQRRKLLRYLKNKDVNRYSALIEKLGLRR